TATTCATCTCTCTAACAATTTGGTAAGCTTCTCTTTTCAAACCTAAATTGCAAGCACAGTTGATCAGAATATTATAGCTATATATATTTGGAAAGACCCCAAAATCTACTAATTCATACAAGAAATGACAAGCCTCGTTAAATTTGCCAGAACCACATAGCCCTTTCAGAATGGCTGcataaacaaaattatcatGGATCCCTGAAGGCCATATAACACTCTGCCAAAAATTCTTTGCCTCTTCTATTTGATCACATTCACATAGGCCTTCTACCATAACTGTATAAGTGGTACTATCTGGAGTAATGCCGTCACCAGCCATGTTATTAAAAATCCTGAATGCATCATTTGGTCTTTTAAGTTTGTATAGGCATCTGATAAGAACATTATATGTTACAACACCAGGCTTCAAACCATTTTCAGGCATCACTTTATTGAACAGATCAAAAGCTTCATCGACTTTTTCAGCATCCAATAGACCTGAAATCAATGTAGTGAAGGTCACAACATCAGGTGCACAAAATTTACCCAATAACATGTCATCCAATACTtttaaagcttcatcaaccctCCCCATCTTGCAAAAACCATTGATAACTGTGTTGAGGGTAATCACATCGGTCTCACACTGGCTCTCAAGCATAAACACAAGCACATTCAAAAGCTCTGTTGGATTGTTCACAAGACAGAGAGCTCTCAAATAGATGTTGTAAATCCTAGTCTTGTCAACACCTTTCTTAGACAACATGAGTTTAAGAACTTCCCTTGCCTTGTCCACATCTAATACACGACACAGAGCTTCCACCAATACCATGTAAGTATGCTCGCACAGCGAGAATCCAAATTCAGCTCCTTCCTCTAACAACTGATAACCTCTCATACAATCACCATCCTTGCTTAGTCCATGTATGATAAAATTGTACGACACGTCACTCGGAATAAACCCTCTCTTCCTCATCAAATAAACAATCCTAGCTGCTCCATGATACCTTCCAACTTTGCAGAATGAATCAATCATCTGCCCATAAACCACCTCCCCCGACAAACTACTACCACACGGCATCTCTTCTGCAATCTCAAAAACTTCATTAAAAAACCCTTCTTTACACAAAGAATCAATCAAATTTGCAAAAGCAGCAACCTTCACACCCAACTCAACTTCCAAATTCATCCTCTCCCACAACTTGCACATCAACTCTCTCCCACTTTCCAAATCCCTCTCCCGAAGAAACCCGCGAATCAATACACTATAAGTCATCGAATTCGGCACTAAACCACTTTcaagcatttcatcaaacaccttAATTGCATCCCTTATTCCACCAACTGAACAATACCCATTAATCAAAGTGGTATAAGTAACAACATTGGGACAATGCCCACGATTCTTCATGTCGAAAAACAATCTATGAGCATCAAACGGTCGATGAATCAAACAAAACTGGTCCATCAAACGGTTGTAGTTAACCAAAGAAGGAACAAAACCAGGTTTGGTTTGGATCAAGGATTTGACTAGAGTCCATGTTTGAAGTGGGGTTTTGGAACGGAGTAACCGAGCAAGGAGGAGGTTACATGTTCGGTGATCGGGAATTGAACCGGAGGAGAGGAAAAGGGAGAAACGTTGATGGGCTTCGGTGAAACGATTGGAGTCACAGAGAGTGTGGATGATGGTGGCAATGGTGTGTTGTGTTGGTTGAAATGAGAGAGATGAAGGAATGGTTGAAAATGGGAGAGTGAGTAGAATGAAGGGTTTGTGGGGAAGAATGAGAAAAGTGAGTAATTTTTTCTTCCATTGATAACATCTTGTTAAGGTTGTTGTTTGCATGGTCGGGAATACAAAGCGAAGACACCTCTGTCACTTGCATTACTATGTTTCATTTGAAGGCAAGTAAACTTATGATTTTTCATTAGTagcaataaattgattttttttctcctgTACCCCTCTTTTTCTGCTAAATTTGAGTAATATCcctgtttttaaaaaaatttgcgTAATACCCCTATTTTGGAAGGAATGTTGCCGGAACAGTGTAAAGCACATGGCGGAAACGGGAAATGTGCCATGCAGGGGGTGATGGCGGAAACGGGAAACGTGCCATGCAGGGGTGATGGCGGAAACGGGAAATCCGCCATTGACCGGCCTAGATCAGCGCGCGTCAGTCCGCGTCAGTCCTTGCTGCAGTTTATGcagtttatgtttttttttttttgtcttttgctgttttttttttttcgtttaca
This genomic interval from Trifolium pratense cultivar HEN17-A07 linkage group LG6, ARS_RC_1.1, whole genome shotgun sequence contains the following:
- the LOC123888560 gene encoding pentatricopeptide repeat-containing protein At3g18020-like, encoding MQTTTLTRCYQWKKKLLTFLILPHKPFILLTLPFSTIPSSLSFQPTQHTIATIIHTLCDSNRFTEAHQRFSLFLSSGSIPDHRTCNLLLARLLRSKTPLQTWTLVKSLIQTKPGFVPSLVNYNRLMDQFCLIHRPFDAHRLFFDMKNRGHCPNVVTYTTLINGYCSVGGIRDAIKVFDEMLESGLVPNSMTYSVLIRGFLRERDLESGRELMCKLWERMNLEVELGVKVAAFANLIDSLCKEGFFNEVFEIAEEMPCGSSLSGEVVYGQMIDSFCKVGRYHGAARIVYLMRKRGFIPSDVSYNFIIHGLSKDGDCMRGYQLLEEGAEFGFSLCEHTYMVLVEALCRVLDVDKAREVLKLMLSKKGVDKTRIYNIYLRALCLVNNPTELLNVLVFMLESQCETDVITLNTVINGFCKMGRVDEALKVLDDMLLGKFCAPDVVTFTTLISGLLDAEKVDEAFDLFNKVMPENGLKPGVVTYNVLIRCLYKLKRPNDAFRIFNNMAGDGITPDSTTYTVMVEGLCECDQIEEAKNFWQSVIWPSGIHDNFVYAAILKGLCGSGKFNEACHFLYELVDFGVFPNIYSYNILINCACNLGLKREAYQIVREMNRNGVIPDCVTWRVLHKLQSNVRKHTSSEHLTLSTVDEGDDMDDKASQDRRKWISACTSSGGKSLDFTR